A single window of Flagellimonas maritima DNA harbors:
- a CDS encoding LysE family translocator, with protein MPSFCVISAGGIDYSILIGFLFSSLALAISPGPDNIFVLAQSVSNGVKSGLATVAGLVSGCLVHTTLLAFGISEVIKRSDTLFLGIKLFGGIYLLYLALMVYRSDSTILLHQKGTSNTNLFKLFKKGFAMNVLNPKVTIFFLAFFPGFLFSEDIHTVIQFYVLGFIFMFSAFVVFGTIAVLGGTISTYLLKSPKVGIYLKWLQIIVFVGIAIYLFLSDK; from the coding sequence ATGCCTAGCTTTTGTGTCATTAGTGCTGGTGGTATCGATTATTCCATTCTCATAGGTTTTCTATTTTCCTCTTTGGCACTCGCCATTTCGCCGGGACCGGATAATATATTTGTATTGGCACAAAGCGTGTCAAATGGTGTAAAATCCGGTTTGGCTACAGTAGCTGGGCTAGTAAGCGGATGCTTGGTACACACTACATTGTTGGCATTTGGTATTTCTGAAGTGATAAAAAGAAGTGACACCTTATTTTTAGGCATTAAGTTATTTGGAGGTATATATCTTTTGTATTTGGCATTGATGGTCTATAGAAGTGATTCGACTATCTTATTGCACCAAAAAGGAACATCAAACACGAATTTGTTCAAATTGTTCAAGAAAGGTTTTGCTATGAACGTCCTTAACCCGAAGGTGACTATTTTCTTTTTAGCTTTTTTTCCCGGGTTTCTATTTAGTGAGGATATACATACGGTCATTCAATTTTATGTATTGGGGTTTATCTTTATGTTTTCAGCATTTGTTGTATTTGGAACAATAGCTGTTCTGGGAGGAACCATATCAACCTATCTTTTAAAAAGTCCGAAAGTTGGCATTTACTTGAAATGGTTGCAGATTATTGTTTTTGTGGGAATTGCCATTTACTTATTCCTATCGGATAAATAA
- a CDS encoding thioredoxin family protein, which produces MRTIFTYTAKIGLLFFLLIGFQSNAQNVQWLSWDEAVALTKNEGNTKKIFVDVYTDWCGWCKKMDKDTFQNPEVAAYMQDNFYMVKLDAEGKDPIEYEGKSFKYIPSGRRGYHEFAAALLQGKMSYPTVVFLDENLKMLSPVPGYQKVKPFMQIARYFGDNIYKDQDWQTYAGK; this is translated from the coding sequence ATGCGTACAATTTTTACCTACACTGCCAAAATTGGTTTGCTTTTTTTTCTTTTAATAGGGTTTCAATCCAATGCGCAAAATGTGCAATGGCTATCTTGGGATGAAGCCGTAGCACTCACAAAAAATGAGGGCAATACAAAAAAAATCTTTGTGGACGTCTATACCGACTGGTGTGGATGGTGCAAAAAAATGGATAAGGATACTTTTCAAAATCCAGAGGTAGCTGCCTACATGCAAGATAATTTTTATATGGTAAAATTGGATGCAGAAGGTAAAGACCCTATTGAATATGAAGGAAAAAGCTTTAAATATATTCCTTCGGGCAGAAGAGGATATCATGAATTCGCCGCTGCATTACTACAAGGAAAAATGAGTTATCCTACGGTTGTTTTTCTTGACGAAAACTTAAAAATGCTTTCTCCAGTCCCTGGCTATCAGAAAGTAAAACCCTTTATGCAAATAGCTCGTTACTTTGGTGACAATATTTATAAAGACCAAGATTGGCAGACATATGCTGGAAAGTAG
- a CDS encoding hydroxymethylglutaryl-CoA lyase: MSKIKIIECPRDAMQGIKTFIPTDEKVKYIQSLLRCGFDTLDFGSFVSPKAIPQMTDTAEVLGKLDLSKTKSKLLAIVANVRGAKDACEHPEIDYLGYPFSISENFQMRNTHKTIAQSVETLKGILDLANTYNKEVVTYISMGFGNPYGDPWNVEIVGEWTEKLASMGVKILSLSDTIGSSTPEVINYLFSNLIPNYPDIEFGAHLHTTPAKWYEKVDAAYKAGCRRFDGAIQGFGGCPMAKDELTGNMPTEKILSYFTTVKMDSGVNWMVFEAAYNKATALFSSYH, from the coding sequence ATGTCAAAAATCAAAATCATAGAATGTCCGCGTGATGCTATGCAAGGCATTAAGACTTTCATCCCAACAGATGAAAAAGTAAAGTATATTCAATCGCTTTTAAGATGTGGTTTTGACACTTTGGATTTTGGAAGTTTTGTTTCACCAAAAGCAATACCGCAAATGACGGATACTGCAGAAGTTCTTGGTAAATTGGACCTTTCAAAAACCAAAAGCAAACTCTTGGCCATAGTAGCCAATGTTCGAGGAGCCAAAGATGCCTGCGAACATCCGGAAATAGATTATTTGGGATATCCTTTTTCCATTTCGGAGAATTTTCAAATGCGAAATACACATAAAACCATTGCGCAATCTGTGGAAACTTTAAAAGGTATTCTAGATTTGGCAAATACATATAATAAAGAAGTGGTTACTTATATTTCAATGGGTTTTGGCAATCCTTATGGAGATCCTTGGAATGTGGAAATAGTAGGGGAGTGGACAGAGAAATTAGCTAGTATGGGCGTTAAGATTTTATCACTTTCCGATACTATAGGCAGTTCTACGCCAGAAGTAATAAATTATCTTTTTTCCAATTTGATTCCGAACTATCCGGATATTGAATTTGGGGCACACCTACACACAACACCCGCTAAATGGTATGAAAAGGTGGATGCTGCATACAAAGCAGGTTGTAGACGTTTTGATGGGGCCATACAGGGATTTGGGGGCTGCCCTATGGCAAAGGATGAGTTGACTGGGAATATGCCGACCGAGAAAATACTGTCTTATTTTACAACGGTAAAGATGGATTCAGGAGTAAATTGGATGGTTTTTGAAGCAGCATACAACAAAGCCACAGCATTATTTTCAAGCTATCATTAG
- the lysA gene encoding diaminopimelate decarboxylase → MSPQDLLNITKEFGAPVYVYDAEKISSQYERLTKAFEGVGNLRLNYAAKALSNISILRLMNSLGSGLDTVSIQEVKLGLMAGFKPESIIYTPNGVSLEEIEEASALGVQINIDNLSILEQFGSKHPDVPVCIRINPHVMAGGNSNISVGHIDSKFGISIHQIPHLLRIVDLTQMNINGIHMHTGSDILDIDVFLYASEILFETAKNFKHLDFIDFGSGFKVPYKTGDIETNVEELGKKLTAKFNKFCKEYGKDLTLAFEPGKFLVSEAGYFLAKVNVVKQTTSTVFASIDSGFNHLIRPMLYGSSHEIVNISNPDGRERYYSVVGYICETDTFGSNRRINEISEGDVLCFNNAGAYCFTMASNYNSRFRPAEVLWFNGKAHLIRHQETFDDILRNQVDVKDLFEPSRKVMAD, encoded by the coding sequence ATGAGCCCTCAAGATTTATTAAACATTACAAAGGAATTTGGAGCACCTGTTTATGTGTACGACGCTGAGAAAATATCTTCACAGTATGAACGTCTAACCAAAGCATTTGAGGGTGTTGGCAATCTTAGATTGAACTATGCGGCTAAAGCTTTATCCAATATTTCCATTCTTCGCCTTATGAACAGTTTGGGCAGTGGCTTGGACACTGTTTCCATTCAAGAAGTAAAGCTCGGGCTAATGGCGGGGTTTAAACCTGAATCCATAATTTACACACCCAATGGGGTTTCCTTGGAAGAAATTGAAGAAGCTTCTGCGCTCGGTGTTCAAATAAACATAGATAACTTATCGATTCTTGAACAATTTGGTAGCAAACATCCAGATGTACCTGTTTGTATTCGCATAAATCCACATGTCATGGCTGGTGGCAATTCGAACATATCTGTAGGTCACATCGATTCAAAATTTGGTATAAGCATTCATCAAATTCCACATTTATTGCGCATTGTAGATCTTACCCAAATGAATATCAATGGTATTCACATGCATACAGGAAGTGATATTTTGGATATAGATGTTTTCCTTTATGCTTCTGAAATTCTATTTGAAACTGCGAAGAATTTCAAGCATTTGGATTTCATCGATTTTGGAAGTGGATTTAAAGTACCCTACAAAACAGGGGATATTGAGACCAATGTTGAAGAACTAGGAAAAAAATTGACTGCCAAGTTCAATAAATTCTGTAAGGAATACGGTAAAGATTTAACGTTGGCATTTGAACCGGGTAAATTTTTAGTAAGTGAAGCGGGATACTTTTTGGCAAAAGTAAATGTGGTAAAACAAACTACCTCAACGGTTTTTGCAAGTATAGACTCTGGATTTAATCATTTGATCAGACCAATGCTCTATGGCTCTTCTCATGAGATTGTAAATATATCCAACCCTGATGGAAGAGAGAGATATTATTCTGTAGTGGGCTATATATGCGAAACTGATACGTTCGGCAGTAATCGTAGAATAAATGAGATTTCTGAAGGTGATGTGCTGTGCTTTAATAATGCAGGTGCTTACTGTTTTACAATGGCGAGCAATTATAACTCTAGATTTAGACCTGCGGAAGTCCTATGGTTTAATGGAAAAGCACATTTAATAAGACATCAAGAGACTTTCGATGATATTCTACGAAACCAAGTCGACGTGAAAGATCTTTTTGAACCATCCAGAAAGGTTATGGCAGATTAG
- a CDS encoding quinone-dependent dihydroorotate dehydrogenase, translated as MYKIFIRPILFLFDAESVHHFSFRGIKVLSNLGLDRLFRKAFVLEDINLQKEVFGLRFKNPVGLAAGFDKDAKLYNELSDFGFGFIEIGTLTPKPQDGNPKKRLFRLLDDEGIINRMGFNNKGVFEAVEQLKKKHNVIIGGNIGKNKFTPNDEAIRDYLICFDALFEHVDYFVVNVSSPNTPGLRELQDRKPLTDLLKKLKHQNSKLSKKLQKKQKPILLKIAPDLTDDQLLDIVRIMEDTSIDGVIATNTTISRKGLKSHLTIAEEKGGLSGKPLKSRSTEVIRFLAEKSNKAFPIIGVGGIHSAEDALEKLDAGADLIQLYTGFVYEGPALIKKINQAILARTNRVNA; from the coding sequence ATGTACAAGATTTTCATCCGTCCCATACTTTTCTTATTTGATGCTGAAAGCGTACATCACTTTTCTTTTAGAGGTATAAAAGTGCTTTCAAACCTTGGTCTTGATCGGTTGTTCAGAAAAGCGTTTGTCTTGGAAGATATAAATCTGCAAAAAGAAGTTTTTGGACTTCGTTTTAAAAATCCAGTAGGGCTTGCTGCAGGATTCGATAAAGATGCAAAACTCTACAATGAACTTTCTGATTTTGGCTTTGGCTTTATAGAAATAGGAACATTAACACCTAAACCACAAGATGGAAATCCCAAGAAAAGATTGTTCAGACTATTGGATGACGAAGGTATCATAAATCGCATGGGATTTAACAATAAAGGGGTTTTTGAAGCGGTTGAGCAGCTAAAAAAGAAACATAATGTAATAATTGGCGGTAATATTGGAAAAAATAAATTTACTCCCAATGATGAAGCCATAAGAGATTATCTTATCTGTTTTGATGCGCTTTTTGAGCATGTAGACTATTTTGTGGTCAATGTAAGTTCTCCCAATACACCTGGATTACGGGAACTACAGGATAGAAAGCCGTTGACGGATTTATTAAAAAAACTAAAACATCAGAACAGCAAGCTTTCTAAAAAGCTACAAAAAAAACAAAAACCTATACTATTAAAAATTGCACCTGATCTGACCGATGACCAATTATTGGACATTGTAAGAATAATGGAAGATACTTCTATTGATGGAGTAATTGCCACGAACACCACGATATCCAGAAAAGGCTTGAAATCACATTTGACAATTGCTGAGGAAAAAGGAGGATTGAGTGGAAAACCGCTTAAAAGTAGAAGTACAGAAGTAATTCGGTTTTTGGCAGAAAAAAGCAATAAAGCTTTTCCCATCATCGGGGTCGGGGGTATTCATTCTGCAGAAGACGCTCTTGAAAAACTGGATGCCGGTGCAGATTTGATTCAATTGTATACAGGATTTGTTTATGAAGGCCCCGCACTTATCAAAAAAATCAATCAAGCCATTTTGGCAAGAACAAATAGGGTAAATGCCTAG
- the pepT gene encoding peptidase T translates to MEKLLPRFLEYVSIDTQSDPYSKSTPSTEKQWNLAKKLVLELHQIGMQDVSIDENAYIMATLPSNIDKKVPVIGFISHIDTTPDFIGKNVRPKIIKDYDGEDIMLNNAKNIILSPSYFEELGEYKGQTLITTDGTTLLGADDKAGIAEIITAMEYLIQHPEIKHGKIRIAFTPDEEIGRGAHKFDVEKFGAEWAYTMDGSQVGELEFENFNAASAKISIEGKSVHPGYAKNKMVNAIGIANEFLSLLPIREVPEHTSDREGFFHVHKIKGGIENAEIELIIRDHDKEHFQARKELLKDITDKLIKKYGDTILLKIEDQYKNMREKVEPVFHIVEIAKEAMESLGIEPIIKPIRGGTDGSQLSFMGLPCPNIFAGGHNFHGKYEYVPLESMEKATQVIVKICELTAIQIK, encoded by the coding sequence ATGGAAAAATTATTACCCCGATTTCTTGAATATGTATCCATTGACACGCAAAGTGACCCTTATTCCAAAAGTACCCCCAGTACCGAAAAACAATGGAATTTGGCAAAAAAATTGGTTTTGGAACTCCATCAAATTGGGATGCAGGATGTTTCAATAGATGAAAACGCCTATATCATGGCAACGCTCCCAAGTAATATCGATAAAAAAGTCCCCGTAATCGGTTTTATATCCCATATTGACACTACACCGGATTTTATCGGAAAAAACGTGAGGCCAAAAATTATAAAGGACTATGATGGTGAGGATATTATGCTTAATAATGCAAAGAATATTATATTATCACCCAGCTATTTTGAAGAGCTGGGTGAGTATAAAGGCCAAACTTTGATTACCACGGATGGGACTACGCTATTGGGTGCAGATGATAAAGCTGGAATCGCTGAGATAATCACGGCGATGGAATATTTGATACAGCACCCTGAAATTAAACATGGTAAAATTAGAATTGCATTTACACCAGATGAGGAAATTGGAAGGGGCGCCCATAAATTTGACGTTGAAAAGTTTGGTGCAGAATGGGCGTACACCATGGACGGAAGTCAAGTGGGGGAACTGGAATTTGAAAACTTCAATGCTGCGAGCGCCAAAATAAGTATTGAAGGCAAAAGCGTACATCCTGGTTATGCCAAAAATAAAATGGTCAACGCAATAGGAATTGCAAATGAATTCTTGAGTTTACTTCCAATAAGGGAGGTCCCGGAACATACTTCAGATAGAGAAGGCTTTTTCCATGTTCATAAGATAAAAGGCGGGATTGAAAATGCAGAAATCGAATTGATCATTCGTGATCATGATAAAGAACACTTTCAAGCGAGAAAAGAACTGCTTAAAGACATTACCGATAAGCTGATAAAAAAGTACGGAGACACTATTTTGCTCAAGATAGAAGACCAGTATAAAAATATGCGTGAAAAGGTGGAGCCTGTGTTTCATATCGTTGAAATTGCTAAAGAGGCTATGGAATCCTTGGGAATTGAGCCCATTATCAAGCCCATAAGAGGAGGTACCGACGGCTCTCAATTAAGTTTCATGGGATTACCTTGTCCAAATATTTTTGCAGGTGGGCATAACTTTCATGGAAAGTATGAGTATGTTCCTCTGGAGAGTATGGAAAAAGCAACGCAGGTCATTGTAAAGATTTGCGAGCTTACTGCTATTCAAATAAAATAA
- the guaB gene encoding IMP dehydrogenase, which translates to MEAHLNKILGEGLTYDDVLLVPGYSEVLPREVNIKTKFTRNITINVPIVSAAMDTVTESQMAIAMAQEGGIGVLHKNMTVEQQAIKVRKVKRAESGMIMDPVTLPLDSVVRDAKANMKEHSIGGIPIVDKEKKLIGIVTNRDLRFEKNDDRPIAEVMTSDNLVTVGEGTSLSDAEGILQKNKIEKLPVVNDDYILVGLITFRDITKLTQKPMANKDQYGRLRVAAAIGVTPDAVDRAGALVNAGVDAIVIDTAHGHTKGVVNVLKEVKKAFPELEVIVGNIATAEAAKYLVEAGADAIKVGIGPGSICTTRVVAGVGFPQFSAVLEVAAAIKGSGVPVIADGGVRYTGDIPKAIAAGADTVMLGSLLAGTKESPGETIIYEGRKFKSYRGMGSVEAMKEGSKDRYFQDVEDDIKKLVPEGIVGRVPYKGDLYESMHQFIGGLRAGMGYCGAKDIDTLKESGRFVKITFSGINESHPHDVTITKESPNYSR; encoded by the coding sequence ATGGAAGCCCACCTTAACAAAATTCTTGGCGAAGGTCTAACGTACGATGATGTACTACTTGTACCAGGATATTCAGAAGTACTTCCCAGAGAAGTAAACATCAAAACAAAATTTACCAGAAATATTACTATAAATGTACCTATTGTTTCTGCTGCAATGGATACGGTCACAGAATCTCAAATGGCCATAGCAATGGCGCAAGAAGGGGGTATCGGCGTTCTGCATAAAAATATGACCGTAGAACAGCAAGCCATCAAGGTAAGAAAAGTCAAAAGAGCCGAGAGTGGAATGATTATGGATCCTGTTACACTTCCCTTGGATTCTGTTGTTAGGGATGCCAAAGCTAACATGAAGGAGCATAGCATAGGTGGAATTCCTATTGTTGATAAGGAAAAAAAGCTGATAGGAATCGTAACAAATCGTGATTTAAGATTTGAAAAAAATGATGACAGGCCAATTGCCGAAGTGATGACTTCAGATAATCTTGTTACTGTTGGTGAAGGAACCTCTCTTTCCGATGCCGAAGGGATTTTACAAAAAAATAAGATTGAAAAACTCCCTGTAGTAAATGATGACTATATACTGGTAGGCTTGATTACTTTTAGGGACATCACTAAACTGACTCAAAAACCTATGGCAAACAAAGACCAATATGGTCGTTTACGAGTAGCCGCTGCAATAGGGGTTACTCCAGATGCAGTGGATAGGGCAGGAGCGTTGGTCAACGCTGGAGTGGATGCCATTGTTATAGATACTGCGCATGGTCATACCAAAGGTGTTGTAAATGTTTTGAAAGAGGTCAAAAAGGCTTTTCCGGAATTGGAGGTAATCGTAGGGAATATTGCAACTGCTGAGGCAGCAAAATATTTGGTAGAGGCTGGTGCTGATGCCATTAAAGTGGGCATTGGCCCCGGTTCTATTTGTACCACACGTGTAGTCGCTGGGGTAGGGTTTCCACAATTTTCCGCAGTTTTAGAGGTTGCAGCAGCCATTAAGGGTTCGGGTGTTCCTGTCATTGCAGATGGGGGCGTACGTTATACAGGGGATATTCCGAAAGCTATTGCTGCTGGGGCCGATACAGTAATGTTGGGGTCATTATTGGCAGGTACTAAAGAATCCCCTGGTGAAACCATCATTTATGAAGGCCGAAAGTTTAAGTCTTATCGTGGAATGGGCTCCGTAGAGGCCATGAAAGAAGGGAGCAAGGACCGTTATTTTCAAGATGTGGAGGATGACATCAAAAAACTTGTCCCCGAAGGTATTGTTGGCCGAGTACCTTACAAAGGTGATTTGTATGAAAGCATGCACCAATTTATTGGTGGGCTAAGGGCAGGTATGGGTTATTGTGGTGCCAAGGATATTGATACATTGAAAGAATCTGGACGTTTTGTGAAGATTACCTTTAGCGGTATTAATGAGAGTCATCCACATGATGTAACAATTACCAAAGAGAGTCCTAATTATAGTAGGTAA
- a CDS encoding DUF819 domain-containing protein, translating to MSFTENPVYVLTILCLTVLLSLYAAKTKLGRPMGAALLVIVFTAIIANLKLIPSASNSIPLYNGIFGYLAPISIFFLLLGANLRSIKKAGTPMIILFLIGSLATVLGILASWYILSPQHILGADGKILAGMFTGTYTGGSINFNAVALAYNFQEQGILYAGAIAVDNVITAIWIILTIAFPTALRHFFKDKKIGLTSIEKDKADNDTIDLQSLSWLIIMGLLAFFVSEVITIHLFPKIPSIITLSTIGILLAQLPFVAKLRGGHTLGLYLVYLFLAVIGAYCEIDAVIALKEVGLTLFLFTSIAVIIHGFIIILLGAITFKDWDMISIASQANIGGGTSAIALAETFNRKELILPAILVGTLGNALGTYLGFMVVSIL from the coding sequence ATGAGTTTTACGGAAAATCCTGTCTATGTATTGACAATTCTATGCCTTACGGTGCTTTTATCACTGTATGCGGCCAAGACGAAGTTGGGGAGGCCTATGGGCGCTGCATTATTGGTCATTGTTTTTACCGCTATTATTGCTAATCTAAAGCTAATTCCTTCTGCTTCGAATTCTATCCCATTGTATAACGGAATATTTGGCTATTTGGCCCCGATTTCCATATTTTTTCTACTGTTGGGTGCTAATTTAAGGTCCATAAAAAAAGCGGGTACTCCAATGATCATACTGTTTTTGATTGGTTCATTAGCAACAGTATTGGGTATTCTTGCATCGTGGTATATACTTTCCCCACAACATATCTTAGGAGCCGATGGCAAGATATTGGCAGGTATGTTTACCGGAACTTATACTGGCGGCAGTATAAATTTCAATGCAGTCGCGCTGGCATATAATTTTCAAGAACAGGGTATACTCTATGCAGGAGCAATTGCAGTGGATAATGTTATAACTGCCATATGGATTATATTGACAATTGCTTTCCCTACAGCATTGAGACACTTTTTTAAGGATAAAAAGATTGGCTTGACTTCAATTGAAAAAGATAAAGCTGATAATGATACCATAGATTTACAATCGCTATCGTGGTTGATTATAATGGGGCTCTTGGCATTTTTTGTTTCGGAAGTTATTACCATCCATTTATTTCCAAAAATACCTTCTATTATAACACTTTCCACAATAGGTATTTTATTGGCACAGCTACCTTTTGTAGCCAAATTGAGAGGAGGGCATACCCTGGGGTTATATTTGGTGTACCTATTTCTGGCGGTTATTGGTGCTTATTGTGAAATTGATGCAGTAATAGCTCTTAAGGAAGTTGGGCTTACCTTATTTTTGTTTACTTCGATAGCTGTAATTATTCACGGATTTATCATCATCCTATTAGGAGCTATAACTTTTAAAGATTGGGATATGATTTCAATTGCAAGTCAGGCTAATATTGGTGGAGGTACTTCTGCAATTGCGCTGGCAGAAACCTTTAATAGAAAGGAATTAATATTACCTGCAATATTGGTCGGGACTTTAGGAAATGCTCTAGGCACCTATTTAGGATTTATGGTAGTATCTATTTTATAA
- a CDS encoding YdeI/OmpD-associated family protein — protein sequence MKDERKVLRNVQEGKTKGMRHWNFNSIKEIDSKHVLEYMIEAIENQKQGKVITIEKSQKKVGIPKLLNDRLAQKNNLRASFKTLSISKQKKFCNYILEAKQEKTKIRRLEKILPMIEKGVGLNDVYR from the coding sequence TTGAAAGATGAAAGAAAGGTTTTAAGAAATGTCCAAGAAGGAAAAACTAAGGGAATGCGTCACTGGAATTTTAATTCAATAAAAGAAATTGACTCAAAACATGTACTGGAGTATATGATTGAAGCAATTGAAAATCAGAAGCAAGGAAAGGTAATAACCATTGAAAAATCACAAAAAAAAGTTGGAATTCCTAAGTTATTGAATGACAGATTAGCACAAAAAAATAACTTAAGAGCATCTTTTAAAACATTATCCATTTCTAAACAAAAGAAATTCTGTAATTATATTTTAGAAGCAAAACAAGAAAAGACAAAAATCAGGAGGTTAGAAAAAATTCTACCAATGATTGAGAAAGGTGTTGGGCTAAACGATGTCTATAGATAG
- a CDS encoding TonB-dependent receptor family protein, producing MSRLPIFFIVILSITLANAQQYPVVNDSALIKLKEVVLSAKVILGSKFEAKNRTGSAYYLSEQEIKKFNYTDVNRTLRSVPGVNVYEEDGFGLRPNISLRGTSPERSSKITIMEDGVLIAPAPYSAPAAYYFPTIARMQAVEILKGSSQVQYGPYTTGGAINMISTEVPVKFEAFISSSYGSFQSGRLHAQLGDSKENFGYSIEYLNYNSDGFKDLTDNGNTGFDKNDLVAKVRINTNPEAKLGQEFEIKFQYSEEISNETYLGLTQQDFEATPFKRYAGSQRDEMTNDHLQFMGTHTLKFNDYFRITTTGYYNNFSRNWYKVDFVTIDGERQGIGNIFDNPFAFSPYIDLVTGDADSSEGDTLNARANNREYLSTGIQTKLDYHWNGKNTFHDLEIGFRYHFDEEDRFQWIDDYAMTNGTLQLINAGIPGTNANRISNARAFSSYALYKVKFNNLTLTPGIRYENISLSRLNYGNSDVDRTGVDISERENQVDVLIPGMGFNYNFNNISLFGGVHKGFSPPSNQEGEQPEESINYELGTRFSYAGFTGELVGFHNDYSNLLGSDLAATGGTGSLDQFNAGEVKVQGIEFLLNYNFLPDGKKIILPFTFSYTLTDTEFLNSFGSEDDLWGEVNAGDELPYISKHQFNGILSLEHQKYEVNLSGRFNGEFRTEAGSGTIPGNERVESNFIFDLAGKYRFNEHIGITANIINLFDETYAVSRVPAGLRPGHPFGIYAGLELRY from the coding sequence ATGAGTAGATTGCCGATATTTTTTATAGTTATCCTTTCAATTACTTTAGCAAATGCACAACAATATCCCGTTGTAAATGACTCTGCCTTAATAAAATTGAAAGAGGTGGTCTTATCAGCAAAAGTGATTCTGGGGAGCAAGTTCGAAGCAAAAAATCGTACAGGTTCCGCATACTACTTATCTGAACAGGAAATAAAAAAATTTAACTACACAGATGTAAATCGCACGCTTAGAAGTGTTCCAGGTGTAAATGTTTATGAGGAAGATGGTTTTGGTCTTAGACCGAACATAAGCCTTAGAGGTACATCCCCCGAGCGTAGCTCAAAAATTACTATAATGGAAGATGGTGTGCTAATTGCGCCAGCTCCTTACAGTGCCCCGGCCGCTTACTATTTCCCCACAATAGCCCGCATGCAGGCGGTGGAAATCCTTAAAGGTAGCAGTCAAGTACAATATGGCCCTTATACAACAGGTGGTGCCATAAATATGATTTCCACTGAGGTCCCGGTAAAGTTTGAAGCTTTTATAAGCAGTAGTTATGGGAGCTTTCAAAGTGGAAGATTGCATGCACAACTTGGAGATAGTAAAGAAAACTTTGGGTATTCAATTGAGTATCTCAATTACAATTCAGATGGCTTCAAAGATTTGACAGATAATGGGAATACTGGTTTTGATAAAAATGACTTGGTAGCCAAGGTTCGAATCAATACCAACCCAGAGGCGAAGCTAGGACAGGAATTTGAAATTAAGTTTCAATACTCCGAGGAAATTTCGAACGAGACCTATTTAGGTCTTACACAACAGGATTTTGAGGCAACTCCCTTTAAACGTTACGCAGGTTCACAAAGGGACGAGATGACTAACGATCATCTACAGTTTATGGGAACACATACCCTTAAGTTCAATGATTATTTTAGAATTACGACAACAGGATACTACAATAATTTTAGCCGTAATTGGTATAAAGTCGATTTTGTCACTATTGATGGCGAGCGTCAAGGAATTGGAAATATTTTTGATAATCCATTCGCTTTTTCTCCTTATATCGATTTGGTTACAGGAGATGCTGATAGTAGCGAAGGCGATACCCTGAACGCAAGGGCCAATAACAGGGAATACCTTTCTACAGGAATTCAGACAAAATTGGACTATCATTGGAATGGAAAAAATACATTTCATGATCTTGAAATTGGATTTCGTTATCACTTTGATGAGGAAGACCGTTTTCAGTGGATTGATGATTATGCCATGACCAACGGTACGTTGCAATTGATAAATGCTGGAATTCCCGGAACCAATGCAAATAGAATAAGTAATGCAAGAGCATTTTCGAGCTATGCACTTTACAAAGTTAAATTTAACAATCTTACTTTGACCCCTGGTATACGATACGAAAATATCTCCTTGAGCAGATTGAATTACGGCAATAGTGATGTGGACAGAACAGGAGTTGATATTTCAGAAAGGGAAAATCAAGTAGATGTTTTGATTCCTGGGATGGGCTTTAATTACAACTTTAATAACATATCCTTATTTGGCGGGGTTCACAAGGGTTTTTCACCCCCCAGTAATCAGGAAGGGGAACAACCCGAAGAGAGCATAAACTACGAACTCGGAACTCGCTTTTCTTATGCAGGATTTACCGGCGAACTTGTAGGTTTTCATAACGATTATAGCAATCTACTAGGCAGTGATTTGGCTGCGACAGGAGGTACGGGTTCCCTTGACCAGTTTAACGCTGGAGAAGTGAAGGTACAGGGTATTGAATTTCTTTTGAACTATAATTTTCTACCCGATGGAAAAAAAATCATTTTGCCCTTTACGTTTTCCTATACCCTCACTGACACTGAGTTCTTAAATAGTTTTGGGAGCGAGGATGACCTATGGGGAGAAGTAAATGCAGGTGATGAATTACCATATATTTCAAAGCACCAGTTCAATGGAATTCTATCGTTGGAACATCAAAAATATGAAGTCAATTTGAGTGGAAGGTTCAATGGTGAGTTTAGGACCGAAGCAGGTAGTGGTACCATTCCTGGCAATGAACGTGTCGAATCCAATTTTATTTTTGATTTGGCAGGCAAATATAGGTTTAATGAGCATATTGGCATTACTGCAAATATTATCAATCTTTTCGATGAAACCTATGCAGTTTCAAGGGTACCTGCGGGTTTACGTCCTGGACATCCCTTTGGGATTTATGCTGGATTGGAGCTGAGATATTGA